ACATCTATAACACTCGTAATTTCCTCGACTTGCATGGATCAATTAAGCTCCACCTCCAAATTAAAGCTGCTGGAAAAACTTCCCTGCCCTCCATGAGTTAGCTAATATCTACAAATGTGGTCCATACTGATATTAAACGGTCCGTACAAAACCCTTAATAATATCTGACGCTTCCCGTCAAAAGATTTCCTTACTCTGGGCGTATCTAGCTCACATGTAATTTGTCAGAACTTGCATCGTCGCATGTCATGTCCTGTGCGTAGCAGACATATGAATCTCTCCCATAAAAAAAGGAAGATGGGAAAATCATTATTTTAGGAAATTCGCCTTCTTCTTTCCCATTCATACACTGAATCTTGTTTATTATACAGCATATGAAAGCTGTAGCCATCTTTATATGTCAAAAGCCTTCTTAACAGGGCAATGGACGTGGACATATGGTTAGCTTATAAACTTGCCGATCTCCCTGTCATTTCTTCCAACTCACTTTCAAAACTTTGGGTTCTTTTCCTTTTACTTATTACTTCCTTTTTCCTCTTCCCCCGCTGTGGAACAGAACCCGTCAATCAAAATTATAAGCCGGTTAGGAACATATTTGCTATCATTGATGTCAATTCAAGAATCGGGAAAGAAGAGAAAACTGCCATGGAAATAGCTGTTCTAAACTTCAACAATGGCTCAAAAGATCACAATATATCTCTTTACTTCGAGGACCACCCAAAAAATCCCCTCCACGCTGCTCAAGCTGGTAATTATATGTTTTTATTGCATTTCATGCTAATTAGTACTATTCACTTCTACTTCAATAACCATTTGTGTTAATGGGCTTAATGAAATCTTGTGTCCGTTGCagctcaaaattttattaaagagAAGGGAGTCGAAGCAATGTTGGGTATGGAGAGATGGGAGGAGGCAGCATTAGTTGCTGACATTGGAAACCAAGCTCAAGTTCCAGTTCTTTCATTTGCTGCACCAGCCTTAACCCCACCATTAACATCTACACGTTGGCCTTTCTTGGCACGAATGGTTTATAGTAATTCTGAACAAATGAGATGCATTGCAGAACTTACTCGTGTTTATAGTTGGAGAAGGGTTGTAGCAGTTTATGAAGATAATACTCATGGTGGTGATTCTGGGGGTTTGGCACTTTTATCTCAGGCTCTACAGGAGGTTGGTTCAAAGATCGAGCACCGCTTAGTTCTTCCACCATTTGCTTTAATATCAGATCCGAAAGAAGCTGTTAGAGAGGAACTAATAAAGCTCCAAGAAATCAAATCGCGGGTTTTTATTGTTCTTCAGACATCATTGCCTTGGGTGACCCATTTGTTTAGAGAAGCTAAGAACATGGGGCTGGTGGGGGAGGACACAATATGGATCCTCACCGATACTGTTACTAGTTTCCTGGACTCGTTTAACACCTCTGTTATTTACTCTATGGAAGGAGCTCTAGGAATTAAGAGTGACTATTCCGATAGTAGCAATGCCTACAAAAGTTTCCATGCTCAGTTTCGGCAAATTTTCATGTCTGAGTACCCAGAAGAAGATAACTTGGAGCCAGGATTTCACGCTCTGAAAGCATATGACAGCATTTCAGCTATCATAAAAGCAATGGAGAGAATGTCTAGGAACAGTAGTAGTAGTCCAAAGGAGTTGTTGAATAATATATTATCAAGCAATTTCACTGGTTTAAGTGGTCAGATAAGTTTCTCAGCTGGGGAGTTGATGCATAGTCCTAAACTGAGGGTAGTGAACGTGGTTGGAAAGAAATACAAGGAGATAGACTTCTGGTTTCCTGGGTCTGGATTCTTGAAAAGCACAGAAGATGAAAATGGAGGTGGTGCTGTGAAACTAGAAGGTCCAGTGAATTGGCCTGGGGACCTAAAGCGGATTCCGAAAGGCTGGGCTATGCCTTCAAATGCAAAGCCGATGGTTATTGGTGTTCCGGGGAGAACTTCGTTCCAAAAATTTGTAAGAGTAGTGAATGCAAGTGATGATGTTAACGGATATGATGGTTTTTGCATTGAACTTTTCCAAGAGGTGTTAAAGGTTTTGGATTATTATCTACCTTACAGATTTGTAGCCTTCAATGGGACATATGACGAACTGGTGGATCACGTATATAACAAGGTATACAATATTCCCTCTGCTTATTAcctcctcttcttttcttcttcttcttcttattattattgGACAATTGAATGTGTTTAGAAAGTCTGAAAAAGAATGAAAATTCTATTCAATTCATttctatatttaataaaaaaaatattgaaagaatttaattttttaacttttagTTAAAAagtcattttaaaagaaattaaattacacaagaatttaattaattcatttaataggcctcattattaaaatttgaaaattcaaaGCATTATTAACTGAATTAAATATTTCTCTAAACTAGGAAAGtgaataaataaattttctttttctttttctttgttcaattgttataaatatatgaattttactattaaattatttaaattaaaattttaatatatgaatTATTCTAAGTGGGATGATTGTGTTTCTGATCACCAAATACATTTCCATTGTAATTGCATGAGAAAATTgatctttcttaatttattactATTGTACTATTATTGTTACCTTTAACAGTGAGCTATTAAACGGCAACCATGTTAGGAATattcatttaaaaattaaaggataaaaaaacatgaaaatttttatttcaacTCGAAATTAAGAAAGGTGAGCTCCAGGTGCAAAAATGGCTGGATCCCACATAACTCGTCTATATAGATTCTGTGCATGTGATacccttatcttttttttttttttttctgcaagATTTCTCCTATAATTTGACTTGTTCATCAAGAGAGCGACATCAATGTGCCATGGTTACTGTTTACTTTTGTTCGACAATTTCAtgcatttttaatggagattattGCTTGTCTTGCGCATAAAAATGATCAACTGAAGACCTATGATGCTATCGTGGGCGACATAACCATACTAGCTGACAGATTCGAAAAAGTGGAATTCACCCAGCCGTATGCAGAATCAGGTTTGTCGATGATAGTTCCAGTCAAGTCTGAAAAATCGACTTGGATATTTCTGAAACCTTTCAACTGGCAAATGTGGGCAATTACTGGCGCCACCTTGATTTACACAATGATCATAGTTTGGATCCTGGAGCGACAACCTAATTCTGAATTTAGAGGCCCATTGGTTGATCAGATTGGCACTACAGTATGGTTCACTTTCTCATCCCTTTTCTTTGTTCACAGTAAGTCATCAATCCTCAAAAATTGTCTATCCCTCTCCTGTGAATAAATCTATATATATGTTAAATATAAAGAAAAAGCGGTTGAATGAGAGAAATTCTTAATTAGATTTTATCCatcatatatttaaaatataaatatataaaatttatatatttaattgataaattttattatatatttttttgtctTAGATTTATGATTGATTgagtttaaagaaaaaaaatttattggtGTTCTTTACATATTCAATATCACTGATAGTGAAGTCAACTTTTATTTGATAGTACGAGAAATAGAGGAGAAAGAAAATGATTTGTACTTAAGATGTGGTCAGATATCTGCATGTATATATATTAAATCTCaagtcaacttaactcaactaaacatttatctcaaaaatttattggtatcggctatatagattctttttttccactctaaatgattttgagtTAAATGCTCAGAAATGTATAATATTTCTAGgttatattgtactactctcatccaagtcagtttaggtctatccctttttttttttctatcttctaactcaatgtgctctacttgtctaactggagcttctgtatgtctacgcttcacatgaccaaaccacctcaatctctttTCTCTCAACTTGTCCTCAATTGGCATCattcctacattttctctaatactctcattacgaattttatctagtctagtatggtcactcatctaccttaaaattctcatctctgtaactctCATCTGAGACACATATGACTGTTTCATTGCCCAAACTCATTATCATATAATATGACCggccgtatggctgtacggtaaaattttcctttttaacttattgagaatcttgtgatcacataaaactctcatggcacgtttccacttcaaccattcagctttaatcctatgattaatatccttctcacatcccccatctatttGAAGGATTGAGCTTGTAAAGCCTTTAAGGTGAATTGTATTCTTTTGTATGTATTTTAGGTATAGGAAAAGAGCAATATAAATACAAAATACTGTTACAAAACCTCCCTATTCAGTGGCTACAAATCCTCTATAGCTAGTATTCTAAAACAAGAGATTTACAAAGAATAAGTGGTTAATATTTGGCCTAAACAATAGCTGGTAAATACCTTGTTACTGCTCTAATACCCCCCCCAAGCTGATGGTGAAGAAGAACGAAGCCAAAGCTTGTCACGGTGTTGCTCATATAAGGGCCGAGAGaggggtttggtaaataaatcAGCAAGCTGATCAGCAGAGCTAATAAAGCAAAATGTGAATAGTACCTTTAGCCACTTGGTCACGAACAAAATGGTAATCCAATTCAATATGCTTTGTGCGAGCATGGAACACTGGATTGGCAGTGAGATAAATAGCTCCAATGTTATCGCACCATAAAATTGCTGGCAACTTGGGAGGAAAACCAAGCTCAGTTAACAAACTATTAAGCCATGAGCACCCTTGCCATTACCGGCATAGAGCTGATTAGTCCCTCTATATTCATCTGCAGTACTTAAAGCAGAAAGGTCAGGTGTAACATGATAGTTTATCACAGTATCTAGAAACCATGGACTTGGTGAAGAATTTGGCACAAAGTAATTGATAGGAGTGGTGGGTCGCCCATAAGAATGATAATTAGCTTGAGGCAGTGTTATCAAGGCGAAAGGCGACAATAAGGCGATAGAGCATTCTATTGCCTTAGGCGAGAGGCGAGAGGCGAGGCGAGGGCCTTTTTGAAGCGAGGCGCCATAAccttaattgtttaaattatatatatatatatatatatatatatatatatatatatatatatatatatatatatatatatatacttttaaatagttgataagtaaaaaaacatattaaaaagaaaataaatatgatttacactatatttatatctaaaataagagaaattgaaaatagtGCATACCTGTATTTCCAGCTTAAGTATAAGATACAAGTGAAAGTATGAGactgtaaaattaaaatatatagcaTGAGTAAAAACACACATAATAATAAGagatattaaaaaaagaaatagttCATACCTGAATTTTCAGCAGATGTATATGATAAAAGTGAAGCTATAAaattatacataataaataaaaaattagaaataagtcataagtcacataatagaaaatataaattatagaagTTCAGACATTAATACATAAAAATAAGTTGTAAGTCATAATAAACAGAATGCAATAAGTACATAAAAAACTTATAACTAAAACTACTCATCATCAAGATTTCCAAAATCATCTTCATTTTCAACAACGTCCATCACAAATTCTTCctcctcttcatcatcatcaacttGCGAAGAGGATGCACCTGTCATTGCACGAGGCCTTCGAAATGATGGAGTTTCAATTGGTGGTGTTGATCTTGCGGTAGTTCTCGATTCATAACGAGATTGAAACTCCACCGCTTTACCAACATCACCCCAGGTCAATACGTCATTCATGAAAACAAgagaatcatcatcatcatcatccccaTCACCTTTTTCTAATTCACCAAGCAACCATTCATTACTCTCATCAATATTTGCCAAATCAATAGGTGTTGTGATATCCCCAAAAGTGTGTCGGCGTAGCAACGCTCTATTGTACTTCACATATACCAAATTGTCCAAGCGTTCTTGAAATAGCCGATTTCTTTTCTTACTATGAAGCTGTCATTTATTTTACAGTAACAAATAAGTTAAACTTCAAACTCAAAAGGCTCAagataaaataacaaattaagaaatctatatatatatatatattacttacaTGCTCAAATACACTCCAATTTCTTTCGCAACCACTTGCACTACATGTGAGACTCAGAACCTTTACAGCAAACTTTTGTAGGTTTGGAGTTGAAGAACCATATGTTTTCCACCAAGCATCTATTAAAATATAGAAACAATGATTGTTAAAttcattatataaatttataaatgagcaaaatgaaaaatttataagaattaaattaataactgGAGATTTGGTTGTTCTTCCTCTAATAGTGAAGGAAAACCAAAGGTCCTACTGTTACCTTGtatttctcaatttcatcaaGAATCATATCAACTTTTGCTGAATTTTTTCCATTTTATGAATGCATGAAAGCAATCCTGTATTGACCTCTTCATCGATTCAATTCTCATCTTATTTGGATAAAAAATTCGGGATTCAAAAGTATCCAAAGAAGATGCAAAGGGCGATGCAATTGAAGTGACCATCTCGCATCAATAATCTCAAAAATGCTCGTGTATTTCTCGTCATTGCCATTGAGTGAGTTGGCAATGGCTTATTTAGCCCTATCCATGGCTTCATAAATATATCCCATAGCTGGTTTTTTTTCATTATCAACAAGTCGAAGCACACGAACAAGAGGACCTAAACCTTAAGAGCATAAACAACATGATTCTGTAGGCGGGACTCAAAACCGTCCTTTCACACTTTTTGCCTTTCACCTCTTTAGCCCATTTACTAGTTGTCCAACTTTCCAAGTAAATATTTTTCTAATGTTGGCTTTTGAAGATGAATCCTTCAGCGATGTAATAAAAGCGAGAGCAAATCTAGTTTGTCTGGCCTTAGCAATTCTACTCCATTAGTAAACTTCATAACATATTTAGAACTCTGAAGAGCCATATGGGAAACCAGAAGCTCAACGACTTTGCGGAATGTTTCTTTGAAAACACGGATCTTAAAGATATCCTCCAACATCAAATCTATACAATGAAATTTGTACATGGAGTCCAAGTATAGATGAGAAAAATTTTCTTTCAACATTCTTCCTGTCATAAACAAGTAGAAAAATTCAttccattaataataaaaataaaatgatatttttttagtaatataaaaattaaataaaaattttactctTTGCAACATTATTTGATGCATTATCTGTAACAACTTGAACTACTTTTTCAGACCAATTTCCATCAATTCTTTCTCAATCAAACTAGCTAACAATGCATTGTCTTTGATTCATCACTTGCATCAATGATTTAATAAATACACTTCCCTTTGGACTATTAGCCAAGAAATTAATCAAGGTTCTCCCTTTTCTATTCGTCCATCCATCACACATCATTGTACATCCATAATTTTCCCATTCTTCTTTATGAGACTCGAGAAGATCATTTATGATTTGCACTTCTTTGTTAAGTAACCGAACTCTAACCTCATGAAAACTTGGAGGTTTCATTTCTTTCTCATAATTTCCAATTGCTCGAATCATTTACCCAAAGCTATCATAATTCACGGATTAAAAGCTATTCCCACATCATACATCCATCGTGCTATGGCAACACAAGCACGCTCCTTAACTCCTTTTAGTGGACTATTTTCATCAATGGTAGTTTGCCTCATATTTTTCCCAAAGCAGGTCTAGGGGAAAAATAACAGTCAATAGGCCCTCTAATACTTTGTGGTGGTAAAACTTTTGGTTTTTTAAAAGCACTAGTGCCTGTAACTTCCAGTACTTGCCTTCTTCTTTCACTGCCAATTTCTTGCATCAACTCTTCCTCTTCCTCATTTTCATCTAATCCCAGtgcttcaacatcatcaaattcaggtggtctttccatattcataattaatttttgcTCTCTTTTTTTAGCAATGAATTCCTGCATTTGATTCCTTACATCTTCTGGACATTTTGGACACCGAATTACATTTTTGTAACCTCCAGCAAGATGTTGCTTGATTCTATTAATTCCTCCTTTGTAAACTTTCATACAGTACATGCATTGAAGATCATTGGTATTGTTTTCACTAACTTGAATTACATGTGCCCATCACAGTCCGTTCTTCTACTACTAGCAGAAGATCCAGATGTATTATTCTTATCACCCATTTATaatctaacaaaaaaattaacaagaataaaaaataaattaattaacaacaaattaacaatatccaatataaattaaataagtaattaacaagaataataaataaaaagtaaaacagtaaactaattaacaacaaattaacaatgcccatataaattaaacaattaattaataagaacaaaaagtaaaatcataaattaacaatgcctatataaattaaataattaattaataggaacaaaaagtaaaatcatcaaattaataataaattaataataccttataaaataaataactaatgtctaattaacaagacaaaagtaaaactaattaatctaacaactaattaacaataataagaagtaaaaagcaaactaattaacaacaaagtaataatgtccatataaattacacaattacttactaagaacaaaaagaaaaataatcaaattaacaataaattaataatatccatataaaataaatatctaatatctaattaaaaagaaaaaagtaaaattaatcaaattaaaactaattaataataataagtaaAAGGTAAACTAACTAATAATAAATTAACAATacccatataaattaaataattaattaacaataataagaagataaaaaattaaattaactataaattaataatacctatataaaataaataattaattaataaataatgtcTAATTGATAAGgtaaaaagtaaaactaatcaaattaacaagaataacaaataaaaattaaactaaataccaacaaatcaacaatacccatattaattaatcaactaattaaacaagaatacaaattaaaataatcaattcaccaatacccataaaatttaaataattaattaataaaaataaaataattaaattaacaaataaataaataattaataataactaattaattaaaagaaggagaaggaaaaaaaaataaaaagagacgTGAGATCAGAAGGAGCAGAGCAGGAAAGAAATAAGGAGaggacagaaaaaaaaaataaaaaacagagATCAACAGAGGGACGTGAGATCAGAAGGAGCAGAGCAGGAAAGAAATAAGGAGAggacagaaaaaaaaaagaaaaaaaaagaaaaaataaaaaacagagCAGAAGGGAC
The Hevea brasiliensis isolate MT/VB/25A 57/8 chromosome 18, ASM3005281v1, whole genome shotgun sequence genome window above contains:
- the LOC110673615 gene encoding glutamate receptor 2.9 isoform X3 is translated as MDVDIWLAYKLADLPVISSNSLSKLWVLFLLLITSFFLFPRCGTEPVNQNYKPVRNIFAIIDVNSRIGKEEKTAMEIAVLNFNNGSKDHNISLYFEDHPKNPLHAAQAAQNFIKEKGVEAMLGMERWEEAALVADIGNQAQVPVLSFAAPALTPPLTSTRWPFLARMVYSNSEQMRCIAELTRVYSWRRVVAVYEDNTHGGDSGGLALLSQALQEVGSKIEHRLVLPPFALISDPKEAVREELIKLQEIKSRVFIVLQTSLPWVTHLFREAKNMGLVGEDTIWILTDTVTSFLDSFNTSVIYSMEGALGIKSDYSDSSNAYKSFHAQFRQIFMSEYPEEDNLEPGFHALKAYDSISAIIKAMERMSRNSSSSPKELLNNILSSNFTGLSGQISFSAGELMHSPKLRVVNVVGKKYKEIDFWFPGSGFLKSTEDENGGGAVKLEGPVNWPGDLKRIPKGWAMPSNAKPMVIGVPGRTSFQKFVRVVNASDDVNGYDGFCIELFQEVLKVLDYYLPYRFVAFNGTYDELVDHVYNKTYDAIVGDITILADRFEKVEFTQPYAESGLSMIVPVKSEKSTWIFLKPFNWQMWAITGATLIYTMIIVWILERQPNSEFRGPLVDQIGTTVWFTFSSLFFVHRERISSNFTRVVVVVWLFVVFILTSCYTASLTSMLTIQRMQPDGTNIDRLIRNNLTVGCDGDSFVRDYLQNVLKFNAEKIKKVSSEYDYSKEFQDKQIYAAFLELPYQKVFLSHYCKQYASNTPTYRFGGLGFAFQKGSPMVADFSKAILKLSENEKLVELENKWFPHSPECSNGATDNETDSLSHKNFWGLFVISGMRVINIRWSWTIYLTL
- the LOC110673615 gene encoding glutamate receptor 2.9 isoform X1; translation: MDVDIWLAYKLADLPVISSNSLSKLWVLFLLLITSFFLFPRCGTEPVNQNYKPVRNIFAIIDVNSRIGKEEKTAMEIAVLNFNNGSKDHNISLYFEDHPKNPLHAAQAAQNFIKEKGVEAMLGMERWEEAALVADIGNQAQVPVLSFAAPALTPPLTSTRWPFLARMVYSNSEQMRCIAELTRVYSWRRVVAVYEDNTHGGDSGGLALLSQALQEVGSKIEHRLVLPPFALISDPKEAVREELIKLQEIKSRVFIVLQTSLPWVTHLFREAKNMGLVGEDTIWILTDTVTSFLDSFNTSVIYSMEGALGIKSDYSDSSNAYKSFHAQFRQIFMSEYPEEDNLEPGFHALKAYDSISAIIKAMERMSRNSSSSPKELLNNILSSNFTGLSGQISFSAGELMHSPKLRVVNVVGKKYKEIDFWFPGSGFLKSTEDENGGGAVKLEGPVNWPGDLKRIPKGWAMPSNAKPMVIGVPGRTSFQKFVRVVNASDDVNGYDGFCIELFQEVLKVLDYYLPYRFVAFNGTYDELVDHVYNKTYDAIVGDITILADRFEKVEFTQPYAESGLSMIVPVKSEKSTWIFLKPFNWQMWAITGATLIYTMIIVWILERQPNSEFRGPLVDQIGTTVWFTFSSLFFVHRERISSNFTRVVVVVWLFVVFILTSCYTASLTSMLTIQRMQPDGTNIDRLIRNNLTVGCDGDSFVRDYLQNVLKFNAEKIKKVSSEYDYSKEFQDKQIYAAFLELPYQKVFLSHYCKQYASNTPTYRFGGLGFAFQKGSPMVADFSKAILKLSENEKLVELENKWFPHSPECSNGATDNETDSLSHKNFWGLFVISGATSIVCFLILVIKAYWLNEDQANGSPNKSRIVSIARYIYYGRTVSPSVPAVSSSS
- the LOC110673615 gene encoding glutamate receptor 2.9 isoform X2 is translated as MDVDIWLAYKLADLPVISSNSLSKLWVLFLLLITSFFLFPRCGTEPVNQNYKPVRNIFAIIDVNSRIGKEEKTAMEIAVLNFNNGSKDHNISLYFEDHPKNPLHAAQAAQNFIKEKGVEAMLGMERWEEAALVADIGNQAQVPVLSFAAPALTPPLTSTRWPFLARMVYSNSEQMRCIAELTRVYSWRRVVAVYEDNTHGGDSGGLALLSQALQEVGSKIEHRLVLPPFALISDPKEAVREELIKLQEIKSRVFIVLQTSLPWVTHLFREAKNMGLVGEDTIWILTDTVTSFLDSFNTSVIYSMEGALGIKSDYSDSSNAYKSFHAQFRQIFMSEYPEEDNLEPGFHALKAYDSISAIIKAMERMSRNSSSSPKELLNNILSSNFTGLSGQISFSAGELMHSPKLRVVNVVGKKYKEIDFWFPGSGFLKSTEDENGGGAVKLEGPVNWPGDLKRIPKGWAMPSNAKPMVIGVPGRTSFQKFVRVVNASDDVNGYDGFCIELFQEVLKVLDYYLPYRFVAFNGTYDELVDHVYNKTYDAIVGDITILADRFEKVEFTQPYAESGLSMIVPVKSEKSTWIFLKPFNWQMWAITGATLIYTMIIVWILERQPNSEFRGPLVDQIGTTVWFTFSSLFFVHRERISSNFTRVVVVVWLFVVFILTSCYTASLTSMLTIQRMQPDGTNIDRLIRNNLTVGCDGDSFVRDYLQNVLKFNAEKIKKVSSEYDYSKEFQDKQIYAAFLELPYQKVFLSHYCKQYASNTPTYRFGGLGFKGSPMVADFSKAILKLSENEKLVELENKWFPHSPECSNGATDNETDSLSHKNFWGLFVISGATSIVCFLILVIKAYWLNEDQANGSPNKSRIVSIARYIYYGRTVSPSVPAVSSSS